In Luteipulveratus mongoliensis, the DNA window AGCCTGTGTGGCTTCCGGCCTCAACATCCTGGTCGCGGGCGGGACTCAAGCCGGCAAGACCACCATGCTCAACTGCCTTGGCGCCGCCATCCCCTCCAACGAGCGGGTGGTGTCGTGCGAGGAGGTCTTCGAGCTCAAGCTCCCGTTGCGCGACTGGGCGGCCATGCAGTGCCGGCAGCCCAGCCTCGAGGGCACCGGTGAGATCCCGCTTCGTCGCCTCGTCAAGGAGGCGTTGCGGATGCGACCGTCGCGGATCATCGTCGGCGAGGTCCGCCAGGAAGAGAGCCTGGACCTGCTCATCGCGCTCAACAGCGGTCTGCCTGGGATGTGCACGATCCACGCCAACAGCGCTCGCGAGGCCGTCATCAAGATGTGCACGCTGCCGCTGCTGGCCGGCTCCAACGTGAGCAGCCGGTTCGTGGTCCCCACCGTCGCGAGCGCGGTCGACATCGTGGTGCAGATCGCCCTCGAACGTGACGGCCGCCGCCGCGTCCGCGAGATCGTCGCGGTGCCCGGCCGCGCCGAGGGAGACGTGGTCGAGCTCGCTGAGCTGTTCGTGACCCGCGGTGGTCGGCTGGTCCGCGGCGACGGCTTCCCGCCGCACCAGGACCGCTTCGAACGAGCCGGGTACGACGCCATCGAGCTGCTCCGGGATGTCGCATGACGGGCGCGCTGCTGGGCCTCGTCCTGGGGCTCGGGCTGTTCTGCGTGTGGTGGTCGTGCTGGCCGCAGACGGCGAAGCAGGTCGAGACCCGCAAACCGACCTACGCCGACCGTCTTCACGACGAGATCGTGCAGGCCGGCATGCTGTCCCTCACCGTCACTCGGCTCCTCCTGGCTTGCGCCGCAACGGGTTTCGTCGTCGGCGCGCTCGTGCTGGCCGTCACGGGAGTTGCGCCGCTCGGACTCGGAGCGGCCGCGGCGGCGGGCTACGCACCCGTTGGCCTGGTGAAGTCGCGAGCCCGTCGTCGACGTAGCCAGCTGCGTGAGGTGTGGCCCGACGTGGTCGACCACATCGCCTCCGCTGTGCGAGCCGGCCTGGCCCTGCCGGAGTCCCTGAGCCAGCTCGCGGTCCGTGGTCCCGAAGAGCTGCGACCGGCCTTCGCCGACTTCGCGCAGGACTACCGCACGACCGGTCGCTTCCAGGACTGCTTGGACAGCCTGAAGTCCCGTCTCAGCGACCCGGTGGCGGATCGGCTCATCGAGTCCTTGCGGATCGCACGGGAGGTCGGTGGCACTGACCTCGGCCGCCTGCTGAGGACCCTGTCGACCTTCCTGCGCGAGGACGCTCGCACCCGCGCCGAGCTCGAGGCACGGCAGAGCTGGACCATCAACGCAGCTCGGCTGGCCCTCGCCGCTCCATGGGTCGTCCTCGCCATGCTCGCGACCAGGGGAGACTCACTGTCGGTCTACCGCGAGCCGGCCGGCGTGATGGTGCTGCTGGTCGGTGGCGCGGTGTCGTTCGCTGCCTACCGGATCATGCGGCGGATCGGTCAGCTGCCCGAGGAAGTCCGGGTGCTCCGATGAGTGCGCTCGCGTGGTCGTGGCCCGGTGCCTTGCTGGGCGCGGCCCTCGGGGTCGGCATCCTGCTCGTCTACCGCGGTCTGCCGATGCGGCGCCGGCCCGATCTGATGACTCGGGTCGAGCCCTACATCAGGGACAGTCCGCGGCCCTCGCGGCTGCTGGCCTCCGGGCAGGCGGATCTCGGGGTGCATCACCTGCTTGCGCCACTGCTGCACCGCCTGGGTGCCGCTGTCGACTCGACGCTCGGCGGTGCGGTGTCCGTACGCCGGCGCCTGGAGCGGGCAGGGCAGCCCACCGACGTCGAGGGCTTCCGTGCACAGCAGGCCCTGTGGGGCGTGCTCGCCGGTCTGGCCGCTGCCGTCATCGGCTCACTGCGCTGGATGAGCGACGGCGCCTCACTGGTCAGCGCACTCGCGCTCGTGGTCGTGTCGGTGATGGGAGGGATCGTCGCTCGAGACCAGGCGCTGACTCGAGCAGCGCGGCGCCGCGAGGAGCGCATCCTGGCCGAGTTCCCTTCTGTCGCAGAGATGCTGGCGCTGGCGGTCACGGCTGGCGAAGGTGCGGCGGCCGCTTTGGATCGGGTGGCCCGACTCTCGTCGGGTGAGCTGTCCGGTGAGCTGGGCCGATGCCTGGCCGACGCCCGAGCCGGCGCGACCTTGCCGGAGGCTCTGCAAGGACTGGCTGATCGCACCGGCATCGCCAGCCTCGCCAGGTTTGTCGACGGCATCGTCGTTGCTGTCGAACGTGGGACGCCGCTTGCGGATGTGATGCGCGCCCAGGCCCAGGACGCCCGAGACGCCAGCAAGCAGCTCCTGATCGAGGAGGGCGGCAAGCGCGAGATCGCGATGATGATTCCTGTCGTCTTCCTCGTCCTGCCAGTCACGATCTTGTTCGCGGTCTATCCAGGACTCAACGAGCTCAGGCTGTCGCTGTGACCGGCTGATACAGACCACCAATCATGTGACGTACCAACTTCATCGGAGGAAAGATGCAGACCAACCGCACCCTGAGCGACCGCCTCGCTCGCACCATGCTCACCGCACGCCACCGCTTCACGGCGCACGCCGAGCGTGATCGCGGGGATGTGCCCGGATGGGTCCTGATCACCATCATGACCGCCGGACTCGTGACCGGGTTGTGGGCCATCGCCGGTCCTGCTCTGAAGCGCATGTTCAGCGACGCGGTCAACGGCGTCTCCGGCCCGTGACCCGACCCCTCGGTCGGTGGGCCGAGGCCAGCGCTGAGGGCCGTCGACGGCGCGAACGTGGTTCTGCCGTCGCTGAATTCGCGATGGTCAGCACCCTGGTGATCGTGCTGTTCATGGCGGCGTTCCAGCTGGGCTTCGCGCTGCACGTGCGCAACACCTTGATCGCCCATGCGAGCGAAGGTGCCCGCTACGGCGCTCGTGCCGACAGCTCGCCGGGACAGGGGGCGGACCGCGCGCGTCAGCTCATCCGGACCAGCCTGTCCGGCCGCTTCGCGCGTCACGTCAGCGCGACGCGGACCACGGAAGGTGGCGCGGCGGTCGTACGCGTCACGGTCGTTGCCCCGATGCCTGTGTTCGGCCCGTTCGGGCCGGGCGGCGAGCTCAAGGTCAGCGGGCGCGCCTACGCGGAGGACCAGTGACTCTGCTGCCGAAGGCGTTGGTACGCCTGCACGCTCGCGCTCGTCGGGACCGCGGCACCGCGGTCATCGAGTTCGTCGTGCTCGGTGTGCTGATGACGTTGCCGGTGTTCTACCTCATCGTGGCGCTGGCACGCCTGCAGGCCGGAACGTACGCCGTCGCAGCAGCCTCGAGGGAGGCGGGCCGCACCTTCGTGACGGCGTCGACGGAGGACGAGGCTGCAGGGCGGGCGCAGGCATCTGCCCGAATGGCGTTCCAGGATCAGGGTTTTGGGGGCCGAGGGTCGGTGCGTGTCTCGTGCGACGCATCGCCCTGCCTGACGCGGGACGCGACGGTGCGGACGTACGCCGAGGTGGAGGTCCGACTGCCGCTCATCCCGGATCTGCTGTCCGGTGTGCTGCCGACGAGCATCACGGTGAGTGCTGACCACGCCGAGAAGGTCGACCGATTCGGAGCCAAGCGGTGAGCCGGCTGTGGGCGCGCCCGGGGCGTGGCGACGACGGCCGGATCTCGATCCTCATCGTGGGTCTGTTCGCGCTGCTCGGCATCCTCGTGATGGGTGGTGTCGATGTGACGGCCGTTCAGCTGTCACGCATGCACCTGATCGATGTCGCGGACGCCGCGGCTGTCGACGCTGCGGATGCGATCGACGACCCGACTGTCTATCAGCAGGGAGTCGGGTCCAACCTGCGCCTGACGGATCGCTCGGTCGGGACGGTGGCCGGCAGCAGCCTGGCCCAGCAGAAGAAGCCCGCGCACATCACCAGCTGGGGACTGATCGGCGGCACGGGCACCACGGACGGACGTACGGCAGTGGTCCGGCTGCGCGGAAACGTACGACCACCACTACTCGGAGGCTTCATGTCGTTCTTCGACGCCGACATCTCGATCACCGTCGAGTCCCGCGCCCGCGCAGACGTGGGCGGGTGACCGTGAAGACAGTGTCCCGAGCGGTCCTCGCCGCCCTTCTGGTTGCGGCACTCGCTTCCTGCGGTCTTGACATAGCGGCGCCCGGTTCTCTGCGGGCAGGAGGCGACAGCGCGGTCATTCCTGGAGGAGTATCCGGTCATGCGGTGGTGGGCGAGAAGGTCTCCATTGCGAGCTTCCCGATCTGTGTTGCTGGAGGTCCCGCCACGCTGTCTGGCCTTCGGATCAGCGACCCCGGAGCGGTGATCGTCGACTCTCGTCTGCGGGTGGTGGCGCCGGGCGGCCAAGGAGATGGGGTCGGCGCGGCCACACTCCTGCCCGGCGGGCGCGCCATCAAGGGCGCCAGGATCGAGGTCGTGTGCGGGCACCACAAAGGATCCTCCGCTCCGGAGGTCAGCATTCTTCTCCGACGAGTCAGTGCGGCGGCGTTCTCCGGCAGCTTGATCGTCGACTACGAGTCGGGCGGCGCGAAGCATTCCTTGACCTACCCCGTGAGCGTCGCCCTCTCGCCGGCGGCCAACCAATGAATCGAGGCGGTTCGCCGCATGAATGACTTCACTCGTCGATCGGTCGTCTGCGTGCTCTATGGAGTGGTCGCATCAGCAGCGCTGACGGGCTGCAGCGACCAGTCGCCCACCGTCCAGGGAGCGGAGAAGGCGGGCAAGAAGTTCGTTGAGGCCCTCAACGCGAAGAACGACGACGCATTGGCCAAACTGTCCATGGGCACCGGAGAGGTGCGGCCGGCACCACAGGCCGACCTACGAGCCACCATGGCGACCTACGGCGGCGCTGGCCTGTCGACCAGGGACGTCTCGGTGACCGCCGAGACGCGAGGACACGGATCGCTGCAGCTCCAGTGGAAGGGCAAGATCGTCACGTGGCCGATGACGTGGGTCGACAGCGAATCACGTTGGTATGTCGTGATCGTGAAGGCGTCCTAGCTCAGGGCGTCGATGGTGCGGCCGCTGGTGATCGGTGCCGGCGACAACGAGCCCGGGCCGATCAGTGACGTCAGCGCCTTGGTCGACAGGTCGTAGCGGCGCAGGCTCGGGGTGCCGGTCTCGCCGTTCCAGAAGACGTAGATCGACGAGCCACGGGCGCCCGTCAAGCGGTGGTGCGGGTCGTCCGGCTCACCCGGCAGGTTGAGTCCCCTGAGCCCGCCGGCATCGACGTAACCCACGTAGTTCGGGATGCCCGTGGCCTCCGGGATGCTGACCACGCGCAGCGGAGTGGTGTTCCAGACCGCGGATGCGCCCGCCGGTGTCACCGCCGACGTGGCGCCCGTGCTCAGCACGACGCGGTACTGGCGGGGGAGTGCCGGATCGGTGCTCTCGCACGAGAGGACAGCGGACGTCGAGTCCCACAGCCGGCGCGGGAAGCACCAGTGCCCAGCTGGGTCCGCCACCGTGCGTGTGACCGCACCGGTCGCAGCGGAGCGGACGGCCGTGCCCGCAGTCACGCGCTGCAGCACGGTCGAGCCGTCCGGCGTGACCGCCGCTTCCGCCTGCCCGGCGACCGTCGGATAGGTCCGGATGACAGCGCCGTTCGTAGTCGAGCGCACGCGAGTGGTGCCCGTGCCATAGTCCACGGTCAGGATGCCGCCGCTCACCAACGCGATCGACGTCGTGGCGCCGATGGCGAACGACGTCTTGGTGCCGGCCCCGAGGTTCCAGGTCGTGATCGACTGCCGCGGGTAGGTCAGCGGCGTCACGGTCAGGACGGTCCGCGCGTCCGTGCTGGTGTCCAGCACCTGCTCGTTCGCGCGCGTCGCTCCGAGGGCTCGGTGACCACCATCAGGGGCGACGAGGACGAGCTGCCCGGCGGCGTCGTACGACCCCTGGGTCACGACCGAGTAGCCGATGTTGGCTCGCCCGGCCGGCGGGAGCGGGATGTCGGCGGCGGCAACGGTGCGAGGAGGGCCGGACCCGAAGGACGCGCCGGGCGCGGCGCCGATCAGCGTCAGTGCAAGAACCCCGCAGGCGGCCGTGGCCGTGACCCGACTCATCTCCCCAACAGTAGCCACGCAAAGCCCTCCACGACCGGGAGGCGAGCGGCGGCGTACGCCGGCTGGTGGCTGACCGCGTAGGCTCACCGTTTGTGGCTGTTGACTTCCCCGCTGAGATCAAGGACCTGCGCACCACCATGGGCACCGTCCGTGACGTGAGCGACCTGGACTCCTTGCGCAGCCAGATCACTGAGCTGGAGGAGCAGTCCGGCGCGCCCGACCTCTGGGACGACCCCGAGAAGGCGCAGCAGGTCACCAGCAAGCTGTCCCGCGCGAAGGCCGAGCTGGGCCGTGTCGAGGGCATGGACCAGCGGATCGAGGATCTCGAGACCCTGGTCGAGATGGGGCAGGAAGAGGACGATGCCGAGACGATGGCGGAGGCCGAGAAGGAGCTGGCGTCCGTCAAGAAGGCCGTCGGCGAGCTCGAGGTCCGCACACTGCTCGCAGGCGAGTACGACCAGCGCGAGGCCGTCGTCACGATCCGCGCCGGGGCCGGTGGCGTCGACGCCGCCGACTTCGCCGAGATGCTGATGCGGATGTACCTGCGCTGGGCCGAGCGGCATGGCTTCCCCACCAAGGTGATGGACACGTCGTACGCCGAGGAGGCCGGCCTCAAGAGCGCCACCTTCGAGATCAACATGCCCTACGCCTACGGCAACCTGTCGGTCGAGGCAGGCACGCACCGCCTCGTGCGGATCAGCCCGTTCGACAACCAGGGCCGGCGGCAGACGTCGTTCGCCGCGGTCGAGGTCGTGCCGCTGATCGAGCAGACCGACTCGATCGAGATCCCCGAGAACGAGCTCAAGATCGACGTGTTCCGCTCGTCCGGCCCGGGTGGGCAGTCGGTCAACACGACCGACTCGGCCGTGCGGATGA includes these proteins:
- a CDS encoding CpaF family protein, with translation MEGIQLIEGEVRELIRRQRLDPGRDHGELRALVREVVQDYEERSLHGGLVPLADRDVATRAVLDAVVGYGPLQPYLDDPTIEEIWINEPARVFVARDGVAELTPTILTDEQVKYLVERMLKPSGRRIDLSSPFVDAALPDGSRLHVAIPDVTRAHWMVNIRKFVVRAHGLEDLVRMGTLTQPAARFLSACVASGLNILVAGGTQAGKTTMLNCLGAAIPSNERVVSCEEVFELKLPLRDWAAMQCRQPSLEGTGEIPLRRLVKEALRMRPSRIIVGEVRQEESLDLLIALNSGLPGMCTIHANSAREAVIKMCTLPLLAGSNVSSRFVVPTVASAVDIVVQIALERDGRRRVREIVAVPGRAEGDVVELAELFVTRGGRLVRGDGFPPHQDRFERAGYDAIELLRDVA
- a CDS encoding type II secretion system F family protein, whose translation is MTGALLGLVLGLGLFCVWWSCWPQTAKQVETRKPTYADRLHDEIVQAGMLSLTVTRLLLACAATGFVVGALVLAVTGVAPLGLGAAAAAGYAPVGLVKSRARRRRSQLREVWPDVVDHIASAVRAGLALPESLSQLAVRGPEELRPAFADFAQDYRTTGRFQDCLDSLKSRLSDPVADRLIESLRIAREVGGTDLGRLLRTLSTFLREDARTRAELEARQSWTINAARLALAAPWVVLAMLATRGDSLSVYREPAGVMVLLVGGAVSFAAYRIMRRIGQLPEEVRVLR
- a CDS encoding type II secretion system F family protein, with the translated sequence MSALAWSWPGALLGAALGVGILLVYRGLPMRRRPDLMTRVEPYIRDSPRPSRLLASGQADLGVHHLLAPLLHRLGAAVDSTLGGAVSVRRRLERAGQPTDVEGFRAQQALWGVLAGLAAAVIGSLRWMSDGASLVSALALVVVSVMGGIVARDQALTRAARRREERILAEFPSVAEMLALAVTAGEGAAAALDRVARLSSGELSGELGRCLADARAGATLPEALQGLADRTGIASLARFVDGIVVAVERGTPLADVMRAQAQDARDASKQLLIEEGGKREIAMMIPVVFLVLPVTILFAVYPGLNELRLSL
- a CDS encoding TadE family protein codes for the protein MTRPLGRWAEASAEGRRRRERGSAVAEFAMVSTLVIVLFMAAFQLGFALHVRNTLIAHASEGARYGARADSSPGQGADRARQLIRTSLSGRFARHVSATRTTEGGAAVVRVTVVAPMPVFGPFGPGGELKVSGRAYAEDQ
- a CDS encoding TadE/TadG family type IV pilus assembly protein — protein: MTLLPKALVRLHARARRDRGTAVIEFVVLGVLMTLPVFYLIVALARLQAGTYAVAAASREAGRTFVTASTEDEAAGRAQASARMAFQDQGFGGRGSVRVSCDASPCLTRDATVRTYAEVEVRLPLIPDLLSGVLPTSITVSADHAEKVDRFGAKR
- a CDS encoding pilus assembly protein TadG-related protein, whose amino-acid sequence is MSRLWARPGRGDDGRISILIVGLFALLGILVMGGVDVTAVQLSRMHLIDVADAAAVDAADAIDDPTVYQQGVGSNLRLTDRSVGTVAGSSLAQQKKPAHITSWGLIGGTGTTDGRTAVVRLRGNVRPPLLGGFMSFFDADISITVESRARADVGG
- the prfB gene encoding peptide chain release factor 2, translating into MAVDFPAEIKDLRTTMGTVRDVSDLDSLRSQITELEEQSGAPDLWDDPEKAQQVTSKLSRAKAELGRVEGMDQRIEDLETLVEMGQEEDDAETMAEAEKELASVKKAVGELEVRTLLAGEYDQREAVVTIRAGAGGVDAADFAEMLMRMYLRWAERHGFPTKVMDTSYAEEAGLKSATFEINMPYAYGNLSVEAGTHRLVRISPFDNQGRRQTSFAAVEVVPLIEQTDSIEIPENELKIDVFRSSGPGGQSVNTTDSAVRMTHIPTGTIVSMQNEKSQIQNRAAALRVMQSRLLLLKKQEEAAEKKELAGDIKASWGDQMRSYVLHPYQMVKDLRTEHEVGKTDAVFDGDIDGFIEAGIRWKRGQERDNAS